A stretch of Brassica napus cultivar Da-Ae chromosome C6, Da-Ae, whole genome shotgun sequence DNA encodes these proteins:
- the LOC106432106 gene encoding serine/threonine-protein kinase ZRK1 codes for MECWGKKKEKQKEKEKKWFLENGSIFLQQLIADCNGVSNPIRIFSSDQISKATDHFDPKFYLHDIPEAFTWYKAVIEGRSYAIKKFTDKWHQIHPVAPYNDIVLSSRERGEPIEFGGGSNQMRPGQMKMFLDLALRCCEERNEDRPKMISVAKEIKLIETMII; via the exons ATGGAATGCTGgggaaagaagaaggagaagcagaaggaaaaagagaaaaagtggTTCCTCGAAAATGGAAGCATCTTTCTTCAGCAACTCATTGCAGACTGTAACGGTGTATCAAACCCTATCCGAATCTTCTCTTCCGATCAAATCTCCAAGGCCACAGATCACTTCGACCCCAAGTTTTATCTCCATGATATACCAGAAGCCTTTACTTGGTACAAGGCCGTCATCGAAGGCAGATCTTACGCGATCAAGAAATTTACAGACAAATGGCATCAAATCCATCCAGTCGCGCCGTACAATGATATCGTCTTGTCGTCTCGG GAGAGAGGAGAACCTATTGAATTCGGGGGTGGTTCGAACCAGATGAGGCCTGGTCAGATGAAAATGTTTCTCGACCTGGCATTGAGATGCTGCGAGGAGAGGAATGAAGACAGGCCTAAGATGATCTCGGTGGCGAAAGAGATTAAGCTAATAGAAACAATGATCATTTGA